One window of the Pseudobdellovibrionaceae bacterium genome contains the following:
- the bamA gene encoding outer membrane protein assembly factor BamA has translation MARLIVGLLIALVIPWSSVQAQETPGDREPAARSQKVKKANPSSPLVRKIVVKGMRKIEEDAVRSRLTSRVGEPFDIENVRQDVRDLFKTGYFYDVTVDREDRNNGVELTYLLMEKPSIVSIDYRGNTELDDSELREASGMKVYQILDYPKIQEAIEKMEKLYEDKGFFLAKVKYDIDAVKEGESVALKFVVEENDMVRVKRVSFIGNNQLSAGKLKSVMATQEGGFFSFMSGSGAYKQDAFDRDLQILNYLYFNEGFVQVKIDRPQVYVTPDKKGIYITIRIDEGQKFDIGSVDFTGDLLFSHDELAKDVAVKEGEQFVYETLQKDLRTLQAKYGDLGYAFANIIPRTSIREKDRRVDITFEVDKGNKVYIGRINMLGNTKTRDKVIRRELEIREGELYNETRKRNSIDGVRRLGFFEEVNFNTKTPKGDNDRMDIDIVVKERNTGTIQVGAGYSSFAGFVFNGQVNQTNLFGKGQKLGVSIDISKKQSLFNVNFTEPYFMDSEWSVGFDAYQSKRILSEYEETKKGGAVRVGHPLAPYLRGFVRYKLDDTEIKLAEEGDPAIFPVETVNGVTSSVTLTLEYDRRNDRFAPSDGIFSSASVEYAGLGGDLRYTKGFATFRYYKKVFWDVVWRNNLTYGFLSSNDPDKDPPFNELFLLGGANSLRGFDWFSVGKRKYSAKAYGEAISAGDPLAEYSALRPFGGTQQFYYNLEFQFPLIDEAGIKGVVFYDIGNADDSLLLSEFRSDVGFGFRWFSPIGPLRFEWGFPFERKEEFREDSVNFQFAIGSPF, from the coding sequence TTGGCGAGATTGATAGTTGGACTTCTCATAGCACTAGTGATTCCCTGGAGTTCTGTCCAGGCTCAGGAGACACCCGGCGATCGTGAACCGGCTGCCCGCAGCCAGAAGGTGAAGAAGGCGAATCCATCTTCGCCGTTGGTGCGAAAGATTGTCGTCAAAGGTATGCGCAAAATTGAAGAGGATGCTGTACGTTCACGACTAACCAGTAGGGTGGGCGAACCCTTTGATATTGAAAATGTTCGTCAGGATGTGCGCGATCTTTTTAAAACCGGTTATTTCTATGACGTCACTGTTGACCGGGAAGACAGAAATAACGGGGTGGAGCTGACCTATCTGCTGATGGAAAAACCATCTATTGTGTCGATTGATTACAGAGGTAACACCGAGCTGGACGATTCTGAGCTTCGTGAAGCTTCGGGCATGAAAGTCTATCAGATTCTGGATTACCCAAAAATTCAGGAAGCCATCGAGAAAATGGAAAAGCTCTATGAAGACAAGGGCTTCTTTTTGGCGAAGGTCAAATATGACATCGACGCCGTCAAAGAAGGGGAAAGTGTCGCTCTCAAATTTGTCGTTGAAGAGAATGACATGGTCAGAGTTAAGCGTGTGAGCTTTATTGGCAACAATCAACTGAGTGCCGGTAAGCTCAAGTCCGTCATGGCCACTCAGGAGGGTGGGTTTTTCAGCTTTATGAGTGGTTCCGGGGCCTATAAGCAGGATGCCTTTGACCGCGATTTGCAGATATTAAACTACCTTTACTTTAACGAGGGATTTGTTCAGGTCAAGATTGATCGCCCCCAGGTTTACGTTACGCCTGACAAAAAGGGCATTTATATTACCATTCGCATTGATGAAGGTCAGAAGTTCGATATCGGTTCAGTGGATTTTACTGGCGATCTGCTTTTTTCTCATGACGAGCTAGCAAAAGACGTCGCGGTCAAAGAAGGCGAACAGTTTGTATACGAAACTCTTCAGAAAGATTTGCGTACCCTGCAGGCAAAATACGGCGATTTAGGCTATGCCTTCGCCAACATTATCCCCCGCACCTCTATTCGCGAAAAGGATCGTCGGGTGGATATCACTTTTGAGGTGGATAAGGGGAACAAGGTCTATATTGGACGGATCAATATGTTGGGTAATACCAAGACCCGTGACAAGGTGATTCGTCGTGAGCTCGAGATTCGCGAAGGCGAGCTTTATAATGAGACTCGAAAACGCAACTCCATTGATGGGGTTCGCCGGCTAGGATTTTTTGAAGAAGTGAACTTCAACACCAAAACTCCTAAGGGCGATAACGACAGAATGGACATCGATATTGTCGTTAAGGAGCGAAACACCGGAACCATCCAAGTCGGTGCGGGCTACAGTAGTTTTGCCGGCTTTGTCTTTAATGGTCAGGTCAATCAGACCAACCTTTTTGGTAAGGGACAAAAACTCGGTGTATCCATCGATATTAGCAAGAAGCAGTCATTGTTTAATGTGAACTTCACGGAGCCCTATTTCATGGACTCCGAATGGTCGGTGGGTTTTGATGCGTATCAGAGTAAGCGGATTCTATCGGAGTACGAGGAGACCAAAAAGGGTGGTGCCGTACGTGTTGGTCACCCATTGGCTCCTTACTTGCGTGGGTTTGTTCGCTACAAGCTAGATGACACCGAGATTAAGTTAGCCGAGGAGGGAGACCCGGCAATTTTCCCTGTGGAGACCGTGAATGGTGTGACCAGCTCCGTCACCCTGACGCTGGAGTATGACCGTCGTAATGATCGCTTTGCTCCATCTGATGGAATTTTTTCCAGTGCCAGTGTTGAGTACGCGGGCTTGGGGGGAGACCTCCGCTACACCAAAGGCTTTGCAACCTTTCGCTACTACAAGAAGGTTTTTTGGGATGTGGTCTGGCGGAACAACCTGACTTATGGATTTCTCAGCTCCAATGATCCAGACAAGGATCCACCTTTTAACGAATTGTTCCTGCTTGGTGGAGCCAACAGTCTGCGGGGTTTCGACTGGTTTAGCGTCGGAAAGCGTAAGTATAGTGCCAAGGCCTACGGAGAGGCGATTTCCGCCGGAGATCCCCTAGCTGAGTACTCGGCTCTGCGGCCATTTGGTGGTACGCAGCAATTCTACTACAACCTGGAATTCCAGTTCCCTCTGATCGACGAGGCTGGAATCAAAGGGGTGGTTTTCTACGATATTGGTAACGCTGATGATTCACTGTTACTCAGTGAGTTCCGCAGTGACGTGGGTTTTGGGTTTAGATGGTTTTCTCCCATCGGACCTCTGCGCTTTGAATGGGGCTTCCCCTTTGAGCGCAAAGAGGAGTTCCGAGAGGATTCTGTAAACTTTCAATTTGCCATTGGTTCTCCCTTCTAA